The genomic region CGGACGTGTGTGGAGGTAGGGCGCACATGGGAAGGACCGGACTTGCTGGAGAGaacagagaaggaggaggagggcgaggagggctgATCTGTGCCGCCGGAGCTTCTAGTCATGTCTCTGTTCGTCTCCTCTCTTGCTCGGTTGCCTGTTTATTTCCCCTCGAGCGCGGGCGAAGTGGTAACTCGATCACTTGATCCCGAATATCAGGCGAAGTCGAGGTTGTATGCTCTAAATTCAGGAATAGCTACGTGGGATGCAAAAGCGAGCCAGCCAATATTTTGGGCCAATTTAGCCAGTCAATTCGTTGACCATCCAAACAATGGCATTCAGGTTGTGCAATGCCAATATCAGTTTCTACGGCTCAATATCAACATCCAAACTGTGCATTCTTTAGATGCATAAACATCTTTGAAATGCGAACTTTGAATGAAAAAAAGACATTTTTGTAATTTTGCTTTtgttttgaaaacaggaacatgtTTTGAACTTTTGATGCATTTTTGAAATAAAAAACAATTTTTTtcatttgtgaacaatttttaaaacagGAACCATTTTCTCAAACATTTTAACTTTGTTTGAGAAGGTCCAAAAAAATTGAAACTTGCGAACATTTTGTAAAAACACAAACCATTTTGGAAATATCTgtccttttttttttgaaaaaacacaaGCAATTGAAATTTTAAATcaattttcaaattttgaacatAAATTGTAAATTGTGAATTTATGAAAAAAAAGAATGAGAGTTTTTATTTTTTAaagaaatgagaaaagaaaaaggaaaggaaccagtgatgaagaaaagaaaagaaaatcttttgccttgttttaaAAAAGAAAGAAATTGTGCTACCTGGCCAACTTGATTATAGAGTACTCCTACTACATAAAAAAAAGACAATCATGTGAAGCTTTATTGaatcgtcacaatgtttacagtgATGAATTAAAGTTTTATTTTTGCGAAAATGATTCGGATCCATTATCAAAGTTCAGCGAAGGTACAAAGCATCTCGAAAATAGTAAAAAATTGGTCTAACCAAAACATAATGACCAACTCCTAGTTGTAATGCATGCTTCACTAGATTATGAGCCTCAAAATTCAAACTCCTAAACTCATGGATAAAACTacataaaataaaactaccagAGTACTTCATGATTTCATGTAAAATAGCATCGTAAATGACTTCATTCTTCTGCTTGACACCACCTTGCAATATGCTGCATGAATGGAATGTAGGTTCAGATAAAGAGGCGGAGGGGCGAAGCTGGCACGGAGCACACCGGCGACCGGTCTCGGTCCACGCTGGAGTGGGCAGTAAGTCGTCGGTGAGGTTCCACACTGGATTATCTCCCATGTGCGCCCTTGCATAAAAATGTAGAGCCTTGTGGTTTCATCCTTGCTTATAGTATTAAACAGATGCACTGATTGCGTTTTCTCAGTGGAAAAGATGGCCAGTTGACCTGTTCTTCGAGTCTTTCTACACAAGATCGAGCACGCCACGCTATATACAGATGGAGAGAACTACCAAGACACCTTGACACTGTGCACCAGCGCCGGGGGCGGGCGATGGCCGAGATCACGCCGGCAACCGCCTGtgctctcctcctcgtcctctttgtTTGCTGCCACCTGCCTCCTCCCGCCGCTTCCCTCTTCTTCAACTACTCCACTTTCAGCTCTCAAGATCAGAAGGACTTCAGGATCGAAGGGGACGCCTCCTTCAGCGTCGGGCGGATCGACGTCAGCGCCAACAGGATCGACGGCATCGGCAACAGCGCGGGCCGGGTGTCCTACAACGCCCAGCCGATGCTGCTCTGGGACAAGGCCACGGGCGAGGTGGCGAGCTTCACCACGCGTTTCTCCTTCGCCATCGGCATCCCCAACATCAACAACAAGGGGAAAGGCATGGCCTTCTTCCTCGCCGGCTACCCGTCGCTCCTGCCGTACGATTCCTACGGCTTCGACCTcggcctcaccaaccagagcaCCGACGCCACGGCGACAGGGGACAGCCGGTTCGTCGCCGTCGAGTTCGACACCTTCAACGACACCCAGGTATCCGATCCCGACGCCACCTATGACCACCTCGGCATCGACGTCAACTCCGTCCGATCCGTGGTAACCAAGTCCCTGCCGAGCTTCAGCCTCATGGGGAACATGACCGCTCTCATACAGTACGACAACGTTTCCAGCCTTCTGTCCCTGACGCTGTGGCTCGGCGATGGCCGAGGCCGGAATTACAGCCTTAGCTCCAAGGTAGACCTCAAGAGCGCATTGCCGGAGCAGGTCgccgtcggcttctccgccgggaCGTCTTCGTCCGTGGAGCTACATCAGCTAAGTTCATGGTACTTCAGCTCGTCCTTGGAACCGAAGGCGGTCACCGTCGGCCCACCCTCCCCTGGGCCTGGCAGTGGCAGTGGCAGCCACAGTTCAGGAGTTATAGCGGGAGCGAGCGCCGGCGCGACACTGTTCCTGGTGCTCGTCATCGTCACCGCAGTAATCTTGATACGTCGTCGtgggaacaagaagaagaagcGAGAGGTCGAGGAGGATGACATGGGCtcggaggacgaggacggcgatCCGGCGGTGGAGATTGAGATGGGGAGCACGGGACCGAGGCGATTTCCGTACCAGGAGCTGGTGGATGCGACGAGGAACTTCGCGGCAGATGAGAAGCTCGGGCAAGGCGGCTTTGGCGCGGTGTACCGAGGCAACCTCAAAGAGCCTGGCCTCGCCGTGGCTATAAAGCGGTTCTCCAAGGATTCGTCGATGCAGGGGAAGAGGGAGTACACGTCAGAGATCAACGTGATAAGCAAGCTGCGGCACCGGAACCTGGTGCAGCTCGTCGGGTGGTGCCACGGCCGCAACGAGCTCCTGCTCGTCTACGAGCTCATGCCCAACCGCAGCCTAGACATCCATCTCCACGGCAAGGGCACCTTCTTGACATGGCCGATGAGGTAAGTTAACTGATGATTGCCCACTCAAACATTGAAATTAATCGGCATGAATCATGTGTCGAACTATATATGTTGATGATTCCTGCTGCTGCATGCAACTACAGGATGAAGATAGTAACCGGGCTGGGCTCGGCACTGCTGTACCTCCACGAGGAGTGGGAGCAATGCGTGGTGCACCGCGACATCAAGCCGAGCAACGTGATGCTGGACGAGTCCTTCGGCGCCAAGCTAGGGGACTTCGGGCTGGCGAGGTTCATCGACCACGCCGTCGGGACGCAGACGATGACCGCCGTGTCGGGGACACCGGGCTACGTGGACCCGCAGTCCATGATCACTGGCAGGGCCAGCGCGGAGTCCGACGTTTACAGCTTCGGCGTCCTCCTGCTGGAGGTTGCATGCGGAAGGAGGCCGGTGAGTCTGCTGCATGATCCGGCCGAGAAGAACGGGCTGTTCCGGCTGGTCGAGTGGGTCTGGGACCTGTATGGTCGGGGAGCCCTTCTGGACGGGGCCGACGAGCGGCTCGACGGCGAGTACGACAAGGCGGAGGTGGAGCGCGTGATGGTCGCCGGGCTCTGGTGCGCGCACCCGGACCCGAGCGCGCGGCCGTCCATGAGAGCAGCCATGGCCGTGCTCCAGTCCAAGGATGGTAATCAGCTGCCGGTGCTCCCCGCCAGTATGCCC from Triticum aestivum cultivar Chinese Spring chromosome 4A, IWGSC CS RefSeq v2.1, whole genome shotgun sequence harbors:
- the LOC123086538 gene encoding L-type lectin-domain containing receptor kinase IX.1, with the protein product MAEITPATACALLLVLFVCCHLPPPAASLFFNYSTFSSQDQKDFRIEGDASFSVGRIDVSANRIDGIGNSAGRVSYNAQPMLLWDKATGEVASFTTRFSFAIGIPNINNKGKGMAFFLAGYPSLLPYDSYGFDLGLTNQSTDATATGDSRFVAVEFDTFNDTQVSDPDATYDHLGIDVNSVRSVVTKSLPSFSLMGNMTALIQYDNVSSLLSLTLWLGDGRGRNYSLSSKVDLKSALPEQVAVGFSAGTSSSVELHQLSSWYFSSSLEPKAVTVGPPSPGPGSGSGSHSSGVIAGASAGATLFLVLVIVTAVILIRRRGNKKKKREVEEDDMGSEDEDGDPAVEIEMGSTGPRRFPYQELVDATRNFAADEKLGQGGFGAVYRGNLKEPGLAVAIKRFSKDSSMQGKREYTSEINVISKLRHRNLVQLVGWCHGRNELLLVYELMPNRSLDIHLHGKGTFLTWPMRMKIVTGLGSALLYLHEEWEQCVVHRDIKPSNVMLDESFGAKLGDFGLARFIDHAVGTQTMTAVSGTPGYVDPQSMITGRASAESDVYSFGVLLLEVACGRRPVSLLHDPAEKNGLFRLVEWVWDLYGRGALLDGADERLDGEYDKAEVERVMVAGLWCAHPDPSARPSMRAAMAVLQSKDGNQLPVLPASMPVPTYGPLVSLPSGLSSFSVTQSTSTSGYGTHTSTSSDVSTIGSKDSSSLLKHQYS